A window of Kribbella sp. NBC_00382 genomic DNA:
CGTGTTTCTACGGCATCGACTTCGCCAGCCGCGCCGAGCTGATCGCCAACGGGCTGAACACCGAGGAGATCTGCCGTTCGATCGGCGCCGACTCGCTCGGGTACGTCAGCCTGGACGGCCTGATCGGGGCCACCTCGGTGCCCAAGGACAAGCTCTGCCGCGCCTGCTTCGACGGGATCTACCCGGTCGCGCTGCCGGAGCCGGAGCACCTCGGCAAGCACCTGCTCGAAGTACCGGTGAACACCGACATCGACGGCCTGGCCACGGTGTCCGGTGGCGCCGGCGCTGCCGACGCGCTGTCCCGGCCGTAACTGCTTGTAAAGCCCCCAAGAAAGCGAGAACCACAGTGAGCGAGGGCGCGAGCTACGCGGCCGCCGGCGTCGACATCGAGGCCGGTGACCGGGCCGTCGAGCTGATGAAGGAATGGGTGGCCAAGGCGACCCGTCCGGAGGTGGTCGGCGGGCTCGGCGGCTTCGCCGGGCTGTTCGACGCGAGTGCGCTGACGGCGTACCGGCGGCCGTTGCTGGCGACCTCCACCGACGGGGTCGGCACCAAGGTCGCGATCGCGCAGAAGATGGACCGGCACGACACGATCGGCTTCGACCTGGTCGGCATGGTCGTCGACGACCTGGTCGTCTGTGGCGCCGAGCCGCTGTTCATGACCGACTACATCTGCACCGGCAAGGTGGTCCCGGAGACGATCGCGCAGATCGTCAAGGGCATCGCCGAGGCCTGTGTCGAGGCCGGTACCGCGCTCGTCGGCGGCGAGACCGCGGAGCACCCCGGACTGCTGGAGGCCGACGAGTACGACGTCGCCGGCGCCGCGACGGGAGTCGTCGAGGCCGACGAGGTGATCGGCGCCGATCGCGTCCGGGCGGGTGACGTGGTGGTCGCGATGGCGTCCTCCGGACTGCACTCGAACGGCTACAGCCTGGTCCGGCACGTGTTCTTCGACCGGGCCGGCTGGCAGCTCGACCGCGAGGTGCCCGAGTTGGGTGGCACCCTCGGCGACACGCTGCTGATCCCGACCCGGGTCTACGCAAAGCACTGCCTCGAGCTGATCCAGGAGCTCAACGCGTCCGACGACAAGCCGTTGC
This region includes:
- the purM gene encoding phosphoribosylformylglycinamidine cyclo-ligase translates to MSEGASYAAAGVDIEAGDRAVELMKEWVAKATRPEVVGGLGGFAGLFDASALTAYRRPLLATSTDGVGTKVAIAQKMDRHDTIGFDLVGMVVDDLVVCGAEPLFMTDYICTGKVVPETIAQIVKGIAEACVEAGTALVGGETAEHPGLLEADEYDVAGAATGVVEADEVIGADRVRAGDVVVAMASSGLHSNGYSLVRHVFFDRAGWQLDREVPELGGTLGDTLLIPTRVYAKHCLELIQELNASDDKPLHAMSHITGGGFAANLARVVPDDLAVRIDRSSWTPAPIFGLVGQLGGVPQLELEKTLNMGVGMVAVLDPAAADRAIAALAERDIDAWVCGEVSAATDAKACVELQGDYAS